One Comamonas sp. 26 genomic region harbors:
- a CDS encoding PIN domain-containing protein, translating to MNPVFVDTSVLIAAEDAAGGDLYAATLEWLDLLWRSRSGRTSNQALVEFYDQATTAAVPMPQGDARAAIRRYQTWTPWKTDAATLETAWAVQARHALDFGDCLAVACAQHSGCNQMLSLYLPHGAEFGGVTVLHPLQQAANPNLEA from the coding sequence ATGAACCCCGTTTTTGTTGATACCTCCGTGCTGATTGCGGCGGAAGATGCTGCCGGTGGCGATCTGTACGCCGCCACGCTGGAATGGCTGGATTTGCTGTGGCGCAGCCGCAGCGGCCGCACCAGCAATCAGGCGCTGGTTGAGTTTTATGACCAGGCCACGACCGCCGCTGTGCCTATGCCGCAGGGCGATGCCCGCGCCGCCATTCGCCGCTATCAGACCTGGACGCCCTGGAAAACCGACGCCGCCACGCTGGAAACCGCTTGGGCTGTGCAAGCCCGCCACGCGCTGGACTTTGGCGATTGTCTGGCTGTGGCCTGTGCCCAGCACAGCGGTTGCAACCAGATGCTGAGCCTGTACCTGCCCCACGGCGCAGAGTTTGGCGGCGTGACGGTGCTGCACCCGCTGCAGCAAGCGGCTAATCCGAATCTTGAGGCTTGA
- a CDS encoding PelD GGDEF domain-containing protein, producing the protein MHSQEIPVTANAADSVQRIRTSDEFKGSPLGKLTVVSEKPWVIVAETVLIPAFALLLGYLVNRPDPLWINADFPWAWFAPMIIALRYGPIAGLFSAGILLLGWAGLNQQDFSQFPQQYFLGGLIMVMIVGEVSSVWRNHLRRAQTARHYQDQRLEQLVRQHYLLRLSHDQLEQQLIGQPVSMRDALHQLRDLKGTTSDAQTLLNLLSQFCQINVASIVPFRSGRLSDQSIAQIGGARSINQDDALVQQALSTQSLCHISRSLKDGQNTSYVVAAPLLDLSGEMYGMLVVEEMPFFALQEETLQTVNLLLGYYTDSIAANNLAQPLLQVHPECPPQFAFELQRMEHVLQSSQLPSIVLALQLSPKAIALDMPQFIMRMERMLDQSWLLEGREKSVLAILMPLGSFASSEGFLNRLSTRLEQRGFHSIEEAGIIPHTLPIQKNGSMRVLDEIVRIAHA; encoded by the coding sequence ATGCATTCTCAAGAAATACCTGTAACCGCCAATGCAGCCGACTCAGTACAAAGAATCCGAACCTCCGATGAGTTCAAAGGCTCCCCACTTGGCAAGCTCACGGTAGTCAGCGAGAAGCCTTGGGTCATCGTTGCCGAAACTGTCCTGATTCCCGCATTCGCCCTGCTCCTGGGCTATCTCGTGAATCGCCCGGATCCTTTGTGGATTAATGCGGATTTTCCGTGGGCCTGGTTCGCACCCATGATTATTGCCCTGCGCTACGGCCCTATTGCGGGCCTTTTCTCGGCAGGCATTCTTCTGCTGGGGTGGGCTGGTTTGAATCAGCAGGATTTCAGCCAATTTCCACAGCAGTATTTTCTCGGCGGCCTGATCATGGTCATGATCGTCGGCGAGGTATCCAGCGTCTGGCGCAACCATCTGCGCAGAGCACAGACGGCTCGTCATTATCAGGATCAGCGCCTGGAGCAACTCGTTCGCCAGCACTATCTGCTGCGCCTGTCGCATGACCAGCTGGAGCAGCAATTGATTGGTCAGCCTGTCTCCATGCGCGACGCACTGCACCAGCTGCGCGACCTCAAGGGCACGACCAGTGATGCGCAAACGCTGCTGAACTTGCTCTCCCAGTTCTGCCAAATCAATGTGGCGAGCATTGTGCCTTTTCGCAGCGGCCGCCTGAGCGATCAAAGCATCGCTCAAATTGGCGGTGCCCGATCCATCAATCAAGATGATGCGCTGGTTCAGCAAGCCCTCTCCACACAATCTCTGTGCCATATCTCTCGCAGCTTGAAAGATGGCCAGAACACCAGCTATGTCGTTGCCGCCCCCCTGCTTGATCTCTCGGGTGAGATGTACGGCATGCTGGTCGTGGAAGAGATGCCCTTCTTCGCCCTGCAAGAAGAGACTTTGCAAACCGTCAACCTTTTGCTGGGCTACTACACCGACAGCATTGCGGCCAACAATCTCGCCCAGCCCTTGTTGCAAGTACACCCAGAGTGCCCACCCCAGTTCGCCTTCGAGTTGCAGCGCATGGAGCATGTGCTCCAATCGAGCCAGCTGCCCAGCATCGTCCTGGCACTACAGCTCTCACCCAAAGCCATCGCGTTGGACATGCCTCAGTTCATCATGCGCATGGAACGCATGCTGGATCAATCCTGGCTCCTTGAGGGCCGTGAAAAATCCGTGCTGGCCATCCTCATGCCGCTTGGATCCTTCGCTTCCAGCGAAGGCTTTCTGAACCGCCTCTCAACCCGACTCGAGCAACGAGGCTTTCACTCTATCGAGGAGGCCGGGATTATTCCCCACACTCTCCCGATTCAAAAAAATGGTTCCATGCGGGTTCTTGATGAGATTGTCAGAATCGCCCATGCCTAA
- a CDS encoding lipopolysaccharide assembly protein LapB: MPNILFFISAVLLEILAWSGLQLFNKAADSVLMTYFIVHAVASILFAFSMRPLILASHRLREHRLALLGLVALVSFTIPIAGAAGCLIATLVLYRYRNQDSFTKFPSVTLPEFDQHQSSSNSRRPSGLKTFLSNQSVPTPSRMRAMVALSNVSGRLASPMLRTALSDSNDDLRLLAYSMLDNKEQQISQAIHDSQQALERAHKNEGVSPLGPQGIQASWALSDLYWEMIYQGIAQSDVREHAIAQSLHYCLAVLQEQPDNALLTLRKGRLMQLRKDYKQAQDAYEAALEQGLPAARVIPYLAEIYFLQHDYSKTQRLMQMLDPAQAPQNLRSSMKYWSAA; this comes from the coding sequence ATGCCTAACATCCTGTTTTTCATCTCAGCCGTTCTGCTTGAAATCCTTGCATGGAGCGGCCTGCAGCTGTTCAACAAGGCTGCAGACAGCGTACTGATGACTTACTTCATCGTGCACGCTGTGGCTAGCATTCTTTTTGCATTCAGCATGCGCCCCCTGATCCTCGCATCACACCGGCTGCGCGAGCACCGACTGGCCTTGCTCGGTCTTGTTGCCCTGGTGTCGTTCACTATCCCCATTGCAGGAGCGGCAGGCTGCCTTATCGCAACTCTTGTCCTGTATCGCTACCGAAATCAAGATTCATTCACGAAGTTCCCTTCGGTGACTTTGCCTGAATTTGATCAGCACCAGTCCAGCAGCAACAGCCGCAGACCTTCGGGACTGAAAACGTTTTTGTCCAATCAAAGTGTTCCGACTCCATCGCGCATGCGCGCCATGGTGGCATTGAGCAATGTCTCTGGCCGACTCGCATCGCCCATGCTGCGAACAGCCCTCAGTGACTCCAACGATGATTTGCGCCTGCTCGCATACAGCATGCTTGACAACAAAGAGCAGCAAATTAGCCAAGCTATTCATGATTCGCAGCAAGCTCTGGAGCGCGCACATAAAAACGAAGGTGTCTCTCCACTCGGACCTCAAGGCATTCAGGCGTCTTGGGCTCTTTCAGATCTTTACTGGGAAATGATTTACCAAGGCATCGCTCAAAGCGATGTCCGTGAGCACGCAATCGCCCAGTCTCTGCATTACTGCCTTGCCGTTCTGCAGGAGCAGCCCGACAACGCATTGCTCACCCTGCGCAAAGGCAGGTTGATGCAATTGCGTAAAGACTACAAGCAGGCACAAGACGCCTACGAAGCCGCACTGGAGCAAGGACTGCCTGCAGCTCGCGTCATTCCCTATCTGGCTGAGATTTATTTTCTGCAGCACGACTATTCAAAAACTCAGCGACTCATGCAAATGCTTGACCCCGCTCAAGCCCCGCAAAACCTGCGATCCAGCATGAAGTATTGGAGTGCTGCATGA
- the hisC gene encoding histidinol-phosphate transaminase: MTAQDIQSKALQRIRADVRAMQGYHIQPAQGLLKMDTMENPYRLPLELQKKLGEHLGALEINRYPGERQEVLKKMLADYAGAPAGTSVLLGNGSDEIITLLALATAQPCSDARAKMLAPMPGFVMYPLSAKLQGLDFVGVQLTEDFDLDVPAMQAAIAEHQPAITYIAYPNNPTATLWAEDKVQAVIDAVAQIGGLVIMDEAYQPFASRSWVTRMKADPARNAHVLLMRTLSKFGLAGARLGYLIGPSAIVNELDKVRPPYNISVLNCETAIFALEHESLYAEQAAAIRAERQPLIDALVAMTGVEKVWPSEANMVLLRVADAGKAQTEMKQRGVLVKNVSAMHPLLNNCLRLTVGTREENAQMLAALKESL, from the coding sequence ATGACTGCTCAAGACATCCAATCCAAGGCCCTGCAACGCATTCGCGCCGATGTGCGCGCCATGCAGGGCTACCATATTCAGCCCGCGCAAGGCCTGCTGAAGATGGACACGATGGAGAACCCCTACCGTCTGCCGCTGGAGCTGCAGAAGAAGCTGGGCGAGCATCTGGGCGCACTCGAAATCAATCGCTACCCCGGCGAGCGCCAGGAAGTGCTGAAAAAAATGCTGGCCGATTACGCTGGCGCGCCTGCGGGGACCTCGGTGCTGCTGGGCAATGGCTCGGACGAAATCATCACGCTGCTGGCGCTGGCCACGGCCCAGCCTTGCAGCGATGCACGCGCCAAGATGCTGGCACCCATGCCCGGCTTTGTGATGTACCCGCTGTCTGCCAAGCTGCAGGGTCTGGACTTTGTGGGCGTGCAGCTGACCGAAGACTTCGACCTTGATGTGCCCGCCATGCAGGCCGCCATTGCCGAGCACCAGCCCGCCATCACCTACATCGCCTACCCCAACAACCCCACGGCCACGCTGTGGGCCGAGGACAAGGTGCAGGCCGTGATTGATGCCGTGGCGCAAATTGGCGGTTTGGTCATCATGGACGAGGCCTATCAGCCCTTCGCCAGCCGCAGTTGGGTTACCCGCATGAAGGCCGACCCCGCACGCAACGCCCATGTGCTGCTGATGCGCACGCTCAGCAAGTTTGGTCTGGCCGGTGCGCGCCTCGGTTATCTGATTGGCCCATCCGCCATCGTCAACGAGCTGGACAAGGTGCGGCCGCCCTACAACATCAGCGTGCTGAACTGCGAAACGGCCATTTTTGCGCTGGAGCATGAATCGCTGTACGCCGAGCAAGCCGCCGCCATTCGCGCTGAACGCCAGCCGCTGATCGATGCGCTGGTCGCCATGACAGGTGTAGAAAAAGTCTGGCCGTCTGAAGCCAATATGGTGCTGCTGCGCGTGGCCGATGCCGGTAAAGCGCAAACCGAGATGAAACAACGCGGCGTGCTGGTCAAAAACGTATCGGCCATGCACCCACTGCTGAATAACTGCCTGCGCCTGACCGTAGGCACCCGCGAAGAAAACGCCCAGATGTTGGCGGCATTGAAGGAATCCCTGTGA
- the hisH gene encoding imidazole glycerol phosphate synthase subunit HisH: protein MNLKNNTVAVVDYGMGNLRSVSQAVRTAAADTGWDVVVTADPDVVYAANRVVLPGQGAMPDCMRELRESGLQPAVLDAAANKPLFGVCVGMQMLLDHSDEGDVPGLGLIPGNVRKFDLADRTQADGSRFKVPQMGWNQVSQKLQGGQPHALWAGIPDGSFYYFVHSFYAQVQQGEHCAAETDYGGLFACAVARDNIFATQFHPEKSSDQGLALFRNFLGWKP from the coding sequence ATGAATTTGAAGAACAACACCGTGGCAGTCGTCGATTACGGCATGGGCAATCTGCGCTCGGTTTCGCAGGCGGTGCGCACGGCTGCTGCCGATACTGGCTGGGATGTGGTCGTCACAGCCGACCCTGATGTGGTCTACGCCGCCAACCGCGTGGTCCTGCCCGGTCAGGGCGCCATGCCCGACTGCATGCGCGAGCTGCGCGAGTCCGGCCTGCAACCCGCCGTGCTGGATGCGGCTGCCAATAAGCCGCTGTTTGGCGTGTGCGTGGGCATGCAGATGCTGCTGGATCACAGCGATGAAGGCGATGTGCCAGGGCTGGGGCTGATCCCCGGCAATGTGCGCAAGTTTGATCTGGCAGACCGTACTCAGGCCGATGGCAGCCGCTTCAAAGTGCCGCAGATGGGCTGGAACCAGGTATCGCAAAAGCTGCAGGGCGGCCAGCCCCATGCGCTGTGGGCGGGCATTCCTGATGGCAGCTTCTACTACTTTGTGCACAGCTTTTATGCGCAGGTGCAACAAGGCGAGCATTGTGCCGCCGAGACAGATTACGGCGGCCTCTTTGCATGTGCCGTTGCACGCGATAATATTTTCGCAACCCAGTTCCACCCCGAGAAAAGCTCGGATCAGGGGCTGGCGTTGTTCCGCAACTTCCTGGGCTGGAAGCCCTGA
- a CDS encoding D-hexose-6-phosphate mutarotase, producing MTDVAFQAQAVDWQGLPAIALKLAQGDSALVSLQGAQVLSWVSRGEERLFLSSKAAHDGQTAIRGGIPVCFPQFNQRGSLVKHGFARVSHWSADAALPWGEDGVQLILRLKDSEESRAVWPHAFEALLTVQLKPGSLSVQLAVHNRGLQDLSFTAALHSYLRVPQVEQASLHGLQGLTYWDAAAVVPDTHITQQGAVRFGAETDRVYPRAADALQLQAAGQPWLEIAQDEPWRETVVWNPGPALCATLKDMEADSWQHMLCVEAAAINAAVVVAPGQCWQAAQTLKSY from the coding sequence GTGACTGATGTAGCTTTTCAGGCCCAAGCCGTTGACTGGCAAGGGCTGCCTGCTATCGCTTTAAAGCTGGCCCAAGGCGATTCTGCTTTGGTCAGCTTGCAAGGTGCACAGGTGCTGTCATGGGTGAGCCGTGGCGAGGAGCGCTTGTTCCTCAGCTCCAAGGCGGCGCATGACGGACAGACCGCCATTCGCGGCGGCATTCCCGTCTGCTTTCCCCAGTTCAACCAGCGCGGCTCCTTGGTCAAGCATGGCTTTGCGCGGGTCTCCCACTGGTCGGCCGATGCCGCCTTGCCCTGGGGCGAGGACGGCGTTCAGCTCATTTTGCGACTGAAGGACAGCGAAGAGTCGCGGGCCGTCTGGCCGCATGCCTTTGAAGCGCTGTTGACGGTGCAGCTCAAGCCCGGTTCGCTGAGCGTGCAACTGGCTGTGCATAACCGTGGTCTGCAAGATTTGTCTTTTACCGCAGCCCTGCACAGCTACCTGCGTGTGCCGCAGGTTGAGCAAGCCAGTTTGCATGGTCTGCAAGGCCTGACCTACTGGGATGCTGCAGCGGTAGTGCCCGATACCCACATCACGCAGCAAGGCGCAGTGCGCTTTGGCGCTGAGACCGATCGCGTCTATCCCCGTGCGGCTGATGCTTTGCAGCTACAGGCAGCAGGCCAGCCATGGCTGGAGATTGCGCAAGACGAGCCTTGGCGCGAAACCGTGGTCTGGAACCCCGGCCCCGCGCTCTGCGCCACGCTCAAAGACATGGAAGCGGACAGCTGGCAGCACATGCTGTGTGTAGAAGCCGCGGCCATTAATGCCGCCGTGGTTGTGGCGCCCGGCCAGTGCTGGCAGGCTGCACAAACGCTGAAGAGCTACTGA
- a CDS encoding penicillin-binding protein activator LpoB: MNSLPTFASRIRMLAGVSLLSLLTACSTIDRGSSPSLVKDASWAVLPFDNHTETPMAGSRAESIATALLHARGVGSVKRYTGDAQQESLFDGQNGKRREDALSWARSEGVRYALLGAVDEWRYKVGVDGEPAVGVALEIVDVSEGKTVWSGAGGKSGWSREALSAVGQKLIRDLLGTGIANAR, from the coding sequence ATGAATTCCCTCCCCACCTTCGCATCACGCATCCGCATGCTCGCTGGTGTCAGCCTCCTGAGCCTCCTGACTGCCTGCTCCACCATCGACCGGGGCAGCTCTCCCAGCCTCGTTAAAGATGCGTCCTGGGCCGTTCTACCGTTTGACAATCACACAGAAACGCCTATGGCCGGCAGTCGCGCCGAAAGCATTGCCACAGCCTTGCTTCATGCGCGCGGTGTGGGTTCAGTCAAGCGCTATACCGGTGATGCTCAACAGGAGTCATTGTTTGACGGCCAGAACGGAAAACGCCGCGAAGATGCGTTGAGCTGGGCACGTAGCGAGGGGGTTCGCTACGCATTGCTAGGTGCAGTGGATGAATGGCGCTACAAGGTAGGAGTGGATGGCGAACCTGCCGTCGGCGTGGCGTTAGAAATTGTTGATGTCAGCGAAGGAAAAACCGTGTGGAGCGGTGCAGGTGGCAAAAGCGGTTGGAGCCGCGAAGCTTTATCCGCCGTCGGCCAAAAATTGATCCGGGATTTGCTGGGCACCGGCATCGCCAACGCACGCTAA
- the hisB gene encoding imidazoleglycerol-phosphate dehydratase HisB encodes MSNIVPSTAAPLPRTAEVTRNTAETRVAVRVNLDGTGKASLNSGIGFLDHMLDQIARHGLIDMDIECEGDLHIDGHHTVEDIGITLGQAFAKAIGDKKGIRRYGHAYVPLDEALSRVVIDFSGRPSLHMDVKFTSGSIGQLDTQLVYEFFQGFVNHAGVTLHIDNLKGFNAHHQCETIFKAFARAVRFALEHDERMAGVIPSTKGAL; translated from the coding sequence GTGAGCAATATCGTTCCCTCCACCGCAGCGCCGCTGCCCCGCACGGCAGAAGTCACCCGCAACACGGCGGAAACTCGCGTGGCGGTGCGCGTCAACCTCGACGGCACGGGCAAGGCCAGCCTGAACTCGGGCATCGGTTTTCTCGACCACATGCTGGATCAGATTGCCCGCCACGGCCTGATCGACATGGACATCGAATGCGAGGGTGACCTGCACATCGACGGCCACCACACGGTGGAAGACATCGGCATCACGCTGGGCCAGGCTTTTGCCAAAGCCATTGGCGATAAAAAAGGCATTCGCCGCTACGGTCACGCCTATGTGCCCCTGGACGAGGCGCTCTCGCGCGTCGTCATCGACTTCTCGGGCCGCCCCAGCCTGCACATGGATGTGAAGTTCACCTCCGGCAGCATTGGTCAGCTCGACACACAGCTGGTGTATGAGTTCTTCCAGGGCTTTGTGAACCACGCGGGCGTTACGCTGCACATCGATAATTTGAAGGGCTTCAATGCCCATCACCAGTGCGAGACCATCTTCAAGGCTTTCGCTCGCGCCGTGCGCTTTGCGCTGGAGCATGATGAGCGCATGGCGGGCGTGATTCCATCGACCAAGGGTGCTCTGTAA
- the pelF gene encoding GT4 family glycosyltransferase PelF has protein sequence MNAPIPKTQQADIALLLEGTYPYVSGGVSSWVQQILQAYPQYKFAIVFLGSKREDYAEFRYKLPANVVHFQEHFLYDGLSSTEEPVTVKGSAQEFEKIRKFLSSLATCDESREARQKILDEMLAITQAIRPNGGIPLDDFLHSEEAWNLIRDSYRRHCTDPSFVDFFWTVRIMFKPLWLLSEIAENLIPVRILHTVSTGYAGFLGGLLHHQRQLPLILSEHGIYTKERQIDLLKSSWIRDNRNLFQRDPMEVSFFRQMWIQFFEWMGRFCYNAANPIIALYEANRLRQISDGAEAKRTRNVPNGIRLERFVPLRSMRAATTPPVLCLIGRVVPIKDIKTFIRSMRRIVNKLPQAQAWIAGPTDEDPSYVQECKNLVASLSLQDHVKFLGMQRIEDLMPLVGLVVLSSVSEALPLVILEAQASGVPVVSTDVGSCSQLINGLDEADQALGSCGRIVGIANPEALADASLELLTDSQKWQEASAAGIARVERYYTDDLLFDRYRQIYDNALDSSREAH, from the coding sequence ATGAACGCCCCCATCCCCAAAACCCAGCAGGCCGATATTGCGCTGCTGCTGGAAGGCACCTACCCGTATGTCAGCGGAGGCGTCTCCAGCTGGGTACAGCAAATTTTGCAGGCATACCCGCAATACAAGTTCGCGATCGTTTTCCTCGGTAGCAAGCGTGAAGACTATGCAGAGTTTCGCTACAAATTACCTGCCAATGTCGTTCATTTCCAGGAACACTTTCTCTACGATGGTCTGAGCAGCACGGAAGAACCAGTGACTGTCAAAGGCAGTGCGCAAGAGTTCGAAAAAATCAGAAAATTCCTGTCCTCTCTTGCAACCTGCGACGAATCGAGGGAAGCCAGGCAGAAAATCCTGGATGAAATGCTGGCTATCACGCAAGCAATCCGTCCCAACGGCGGCATACCGCTGGACGATTTTCTGCACAGCGAAGAAGCCTGGAACCTGATCCGGGACAGCTACCGGCGCCACTGCACTGATCCGTCCTTTGTCGATTTTTTCTGGACAGTGCGCATCATGTTCAAGCCCCTGTGGCTACTTTCAGAAATTGCCGAAAACCTGATTCCCGTACGTATTCTGCATACCGTTTCCACCGGCTACGCTGGCTTTCTGGGAGGGCTGTTGCACCACCAGCGCCAGTTGCCCCTGATTCTTTCGGAGCACGGCATCTACACCAAAGAACGACAAATCGACTTGCTGAAAAGCTCCTGGATTAGGGACAACCGCAACCTCTTTCAGCGCGACCCCATGGAGGTCTCGTTCTTCCGTCAGATGTGGATTCAGTTCTTTGAATGGATGGGACGCTTTTGCTACAACGCCGCCAACCCCATCATTGCGCTCTACGAAGCCAACCGCCTGCGCCAGATCAGTGATGGCGCCGAAGCCAAGCGCACACGCAACGTACCCAATGGAATACGCCTCGAACGATTTGTGCCCTTGCGCAGCATGAGAGCCGCGACGACTCCACCGGTGCTGTGCCTGATCGGCCGTGTCGTTCCCATCAAGGACATCAAGACCTTTATCCGCTCCATGCGCCGCATCGTAAACAAGCTGCCTCAGGCTCAGGCCTGGATTGCAGGCCCTACGGATGAAGATCCCAGCTATGTGCAGGAATGCAAAAACCTGGTCGCCAGCCTCAGCTTGCAAGATCACGTCAAATTCCTGGGCATGCAACGCATCGAAGACCTGATGCCTCTCGTGGGTCTTGTCGTCCTGTCTTCAGTCAGTGAAGCACTCCCCCTCGTCATCCTTGAAGCTCAGGCCTCTGGTGTCCCCGTGGTCAGCACCGATGTGGGCTCCTGCAGTCAGTTGATCAACGGCCTCGACGAAGCCGACCAGGCTCTGGGCAGTTGCGGCCGCATTGTTGGTATTGCCAACCCTGAAGCACTTGCCGATGCGTCGCTGGAGTTGCTGACGGACTCTCAGAAATGGCAGGAAGCCAGCGCTGCAGGCATTGCCCGTGTGGAGCGCTACTACACCGACGACTTGCTCTTTGATCGTTATCGCCAGATTTACGACAACGCGCTCGACTCATCTCGGGAGGCCCACTAA
- the hisA gene encoding 1-(5-phosphoribosyl)-5-[(5-phosphoribosylamino)methylideneamino]imidazole-4-carboxamide isomerase, whose amino-acid sequence MLLIPAIDLKDGHCVRLIQGDMDQSTTFGEDPAAMATKWLEAGARRLHLVDLNGAFAGQPKNLGAIKSILKAVDGEIPVQLGGGIRDLDTIERYIDLGIEYLIIGTAAVKNPGFLQDACSAFPGHIIVGLDAKDGKVAIDGWSKLTGQDVIETAKRFEGWGVESIIYTDIGRDGMLTGINVDATVKLAQALKIPVIASGGLAGMADIEALCAVESEGIEGVICGRAIYTGDLDFAAGQERADELAGD is encoded by the coding sequence ATGTTGCTCATCCCCGCTATCGACCTCAAGGACGGCCACTGCGTTCGCCTCATTCAGGGTGATATGGACCAGTCCACTACCTTCGGCGAAGATCCCGCTGCCATGGCCACCAAGTGGCTTGAAGCCGGTGCACGTCGTTTGCATCTGGTGGACTTGAATGGCGCTTTTGCGGGCCAGCCCAAGAACCTGGGTGCCATCAAGAGCATTCTCAAGGCGGTGGATGGCGAGATCCCCGTGCAACTGGGCGGCGGCATTCGTGATCTGGACACGATTGAGCGCTATATCGATCTGGGTATCGAATACCTCATCATCGGCACGGCTGCCGTGAAGAACCCCGGCTTTCTGCAAGACGCCTGCAGCGCTTTCCCCGGCCACATCATCGTGGGTCTGGATGCCAAGGACGGCAAGGTCGCCATCGATGGCTGGAGCAAGCTCACGGGCCAGGATGTGATCGAGACCGCCAAGCGCTTTGAAGGCTGGGGCGTGGAATCCATCATCTATACCGACATCGGCCGCGACGGCATGTTGACCGGCATCAATGTGGATGCCACCGTCAAGCTGGCCCAAGCGCTGAAGATTCCTGTCATCGCCTCGGGCGGTCTGGCGGGCATGGCGGACATCGAAGCCCTTTGCGCGGTAGAGAGCGAAGGTATCGAGGGCGTGATCTGCGGTCGCGCTATTTACACCGGCGATCTGGACTTCGCAGCAGGCCAAGAGCGTGCCGACGAGCTGGCGGGTGACTGA
- the pelG gene encoding exopolysaccharide Pel transporter PelG — MAGIGFELRHMLRKNTLSSVLQAYAYAGVIGSGPWVFSIIGVLLVGIFSVGVIAPPLLITQFQTSVTYLVAFSLILTGPAQLAFTRFISDRLFLKQDSVVLPNLHGLLLVIVALAAMFGGITLFTLLSEQSFLYRILMLASFTLMCMVWTMAVLLSGLKQYKAITALFAFCYALIVVLALPLRHWGLEGLLISFICGHALLVAGMWSLILKSFPLPERWISFDFSKRSMIFPSLLAIGLLYNMAIWMDKIMFWYFLPTSQPIIGGLRASLIYDIPVFLSYLSIIPGMAVFLVRIETDFVEYYDKFFNAVREGGSLEFIESMRNEMVYSIQTGLSEIAKIQTIAVLVTFVAGPALLELLGISQLYLPLLHVQVVGTGLQVGVMAVLNIFFYLNERRIILMLCTLMLVLNIAFTAISLALGAAFYGYGFTLAMLVTLCVGLVCLTRSMDRLEYRTFMLQ, encoded by the coding sequence ATGGCTGGCATTGGATTTGAACTGCGCCACATGCTGCGCAAAAACACGCTGTCCAGCGTGCTGCAGGCCTATGCATACGCAGGCGTGATTGGCTCAGGCCCCTGGGTTTTTTCCATCATCGGCGTCCTGCTGGTGGGGATCTTCAGCGTTGGCGTGATTGCACCGCCGCTGCTTATCACACAGTTTCAGACCTCCGTCACCTATCTGGTGGCGTTCAGCCTGATTCTGACGGGACCGGCTCAGCTGGCATTTACACGCTTCATCTCAGACCGCCTTTTCCTCAAGCAAGACAGCGTCGTTCTGCCCAATCTGCACGGGCTGCTGCTGGTGATTGTGGCGCTTGCGGCCATGTTCGGTGGCATTACGCTGTTCACCTTGCTGAGTGAGCAAAGCTTTCTGTACCGCATCCTGATGCTGGCGAGCTTCACATTGATGTGCATGGTCTGGACCATGGCCGTGCTGCTATCGGGCCTCAAGCAATACAAGGCCATCACGGCGCTGTTTGCCTTTTGCTACGCGCTGATCGTGGTACTGGCACTGCCACTGCGTCACTGGGGGCTTGAGGGTCTGCTAATCAGCTTTATCTGCGGCCATGCACTATTGGTTGCAGGTATGTGGTCGCTCATTTTGAAAAGCTTCCCTCTGCCCGAGCGCTGGATCTCCTTCGATTTCAGCAAGCGCTCGATGATCTTCCCCTCCCTGCTTGCCATTGGTCTGCTCTACAACATGGCGATTTGGATGGACAAGATCATGTTCTGGTATTTCTTACCAACATCCCAGCCCATCATTGGCGGCCTGCGCGCCTCGTTGATTTACGACATTCCGGTCTTCCTCTCCTACCTCTCCATCATTCCAGGAATGGCAGTATTTCTGGTGCGCATTGAGACGGATTTTGTGGAGTACTACGATAAGTTTTTCAATGCCGTACGTGAAGGCGGCTCTCTGGAATTCATCGAGTCCATGCGCAATGAAATGGTTTACTCCATTCAGACAGGCCTGAGTGAAATTGCCAAGATTCAAACCATTGCCGTTCTGGTGACTTTTGTCGCTGGGCCAGCCTTGCTTGAGCTGCTTGGAATCTCTCAACTTTACCTGCCACTATTGCATGTCCAGGTGGTCGGAACCGGGCTGCAGGTCGGTGTCATGGCCGTGCTTAATATTTTTTTCTACCTCAATGAGCGCCGCATCATTTTGATGCTCTGCACCTTGATGCTGGTACTCAATATCGCGTTCACCGCCATTTCTCTGGCACTTGGCGCGGCCTTCTACGGCTATGGCTTCACGCTAGCCATGCTAGTGACTTTGTGTGTAGGACTGGTGTGCCTCACACGCTCCATGGACAGACTGGAGTACAGAACCTTCATGCTGCAATAA